Proteins encoded in a region of the Macaca mulatta isolate MMU2019108-1 chromosome X, T2T-MMU8v2.0, whole genome shotgun sequence genome:
- the TENT5D gene encoding terminal nucleotidyltransferase 5D: MSEIRFTNLTWDQVITLDQVLDEVIPIHGKGNFPTMEVKPKDIIHVVKDQLIGQGIIVKDARLNGSIASYILASHNGISYKDLDIIFGVELPSNEEFQVVKDAVLGCLLDFLPKGVKKEKISPDIMKEAYVQKFVKVCNGHDCWSLISLSNNTGKNLELKFVSSLRRQFEFSVDSFQIVLDPMLDFYSDKNAKLTKESYPVVVAESMYGDFQEAMTHLQHKLISTRKPEEIRGGGLLKYCNLLVHGFKPACMSEIKNLERYMCSRFFIDFPHIEEQQKKIESYLHNHFIGEGMTKYDYLMTLRGVVNESTVCLMSHERRQILHLITMMALKVLGELNILPNTEKVTCFYQPAPYFVAEAGYPTYVTSEPPPIIFQPYYPLHFHGSNGMG, from the coding sequence ATGTCTGAAATCAGATTCACCAATCTCACTTGGGATCAAGTTATAACACTGGATCAAGTGTTAGATGAAGTAATTCCAATTCATGGAAAGGGGAATTTCCCCACAATGGAGGTAAAACCAAAAGACATCATTCATGTTGTGAAAGATCAACTCATAGGGCAAGGAATTATTGTTAAAGATGCCAGATTGAATGGTTCCATAGCAAGTTACATACTTGCAAGCCATAATGGAATCAGCTATAAGGATCTGGACATTATTTTTGGTGTTGAGCTTCCAAGTAACGAAGAATTTCAGGTTGTTAAGGATGCAGTTCTAGGTTGTCTACTTGACTTTTTACCAAAAGGGGTAAAGAAGGAAAAGATCTCCCCAGATATCATGAAAGAGGCTTACGTACAGAAATTCGTCAAGGTTTGCAATGGACATGATTGTTGGAGTCTTATCTCCCTTTCAAATAACACTGGAAAGAATTTAGAACTAAAATTTGTGAGTTCACTCAGACGGCAGTTTGAATTTAGTGTAGATTCCTTTCAAATTGTTTTGGATCCCATGTTAGACTTCTACAGTGACAAAAATGCCAAGCTAACCAAAGAGTCCTATCCTGTTGTGGTAGCTGAAAGCATGTATGGAGACTTCCAGGAAGCAATGACGCATTTGCAACACAAGCTCATATCTACCAGGAAACCTGAAGAGATTAGAGGTGGTGGCCTTCTGAAGTACTGCAACTTGCTGGTTCATGGCTTCAAACCAGCCTGTATGTCAGAAATCAAAAACCTAGAACGTTACATGTGCTCTAGattctttattgattttcctcATATAgaagaacaacaaaagaaaattgaatcatACCTCCACAACCATTTCATAGGTGAAGGAATGACCAAGTATGACTACCTTATGACCTTGCGTGGAGTTGTGAATGAAAGCACCGTTTGTCTCATGAGTCATGAAAGAAGACAGATTCTCCACCTGATCACCATGATGGCTTTGAAAGTACTTGGAGAACTGAATATTCTACCTAATACAGAAAAGGTAACTTGCTTTTATCAGCCTGCTCCGTACTTTGTGGCTGAGGCAGGGTACCCTACTTATGTAACATCTGAGCCACCCCCCATTATCTTCCAGCCATACTACCCACTGCACTTTCATGGGTCAAATGGTATGGgttaa